A genome region from Chryseobacterium indicum includes the following:
- a CDS encoding FUSC family protein, with translation MKVHNPTQNRFQYLLEFKQTERKWHFPFLAALCIGSCLFIGYFLGKPNYGALSSLGALTILYFTSAPITQRMIHLAICAFGIVFSFTVSSFFGFNIYFAALSVAVISFLAHFISSYFKIPPPGNFFFIMVAAMASTYKFDLEMIPTRVGLVAMGAILSCSFAFLYSVFIEKSKVVTVPRRSFNKRRYTKFVESTIIGFFMALTLIIGHLLEFKNTYWISIAAVAIMQGRNFEHVRQRNMHRILGTFIGIGLAWVILLFNPEKIIMIVIITVLQFIIELLIVRNYGFAVVFITPLTIILAETASEIHHDVEILMKARVLDTIIGSLIGLVAGFFLHHQQIINKLEKNIRFSYFQFKKLKK, from the coding sequence ATGAAGGTACATAACCCGACGCAGAACAGATTTCAGTATCTCCTGGAGTTTAAGCAGACGGAAAGGAAATGGCATTTTCCTTTTCTTGCCGCGCTTTGTATCGGAAGCTGTCTTTTCATCGGATATTTTTTAGGAAAACCGAATTACGGCGCGCTTTCGAGTTTAGGTGCTTTAACGATTTTATATTTTACTTCGGCACCGATTACGCAGAGAATGATTCATCTCGCGATTTGTGCTTTCGGAATTGTTTTCTCTTTTACGGTAAGTTCTTTTTTCGGATTTAATATTTATTTTGCCGCGCTATCGGTTGCCGTTATCTCTTTTCTTGCGCATTTTATTTCTTCGTATTTTAAAATTCCGCCGCCGGGAAATTTTTTCTTCATTATGGTTGCAGCAATGGCGAGTACCTATAAGTTTGATCTGGAAATGATCCCCACAAGAGTAGGGCTCGTTGCAATGGGCGCGATACTTTCCTGCTCCTTTGCTTTTCTGTACTCCGTTTTTATTGAAAAAAGCAAAGTGGTAACCGTACCGAGAAGAAGTTTCAACAAAAGAAGATATACGAAATTTGTAGAAAGCACCATCATCGGATTTTTTATGGCGCTAACTTTAATCATCGGTCATCTTCTGGAATTTAAAAATACTTACTGGATTTCCATTGCGGCAGTCGCCATTATGCAGGGAAGGAATTTTGAGCACGTGCGACAGAGAAATATGCACAGAATTCTGGGAACTTTCATCGGAATTGGTTTGGCATGGGTGATTCTGCTTTTTAATCCCGAAAAGATCATCATGATCGTTATCATCACCGTTTTACAGTTTATTATTGAATTGTTAATTGTAAGAAACTACGGTTTTGCAGTGGTTTTTATCACACCTTTAACGATTATTCTGGCGGAAACGGCAAGTGAAATTCATCATGATGTGGAAATTTTAATGAAGGCAAGAGTTTTGGATACCATTATCGGAAGTCTTATTGGTTTGGTGGCAGGATTTTTTCTCCATCATCAACAGATTATTAATAAATTAGAGAAGAATATAAGGTTCTCTTATTTTCAGTTTAAAAAATTAAAAAAATAA
- the mazG gene encoding nucleoside triphosphate pyrophosphohydrolase, with protein sequence MNTKQEKLEAFGRLLDIMDDLREKCPWDQKQTLESLRHLTLEETYELSDAILQNDLQEIKKELGDVLLHLVFYAKIGSEKGSFDIADVINSLNEKLIFRHPHIYGDTEVKDEEEVKQNWEKLKLKEGNKSILGGVPKSLPSLVKAYRIQDKVKGIGFEFHDAEDAWKKVDEEIQEFHAETDLDKKEQELGDVFFSLINYARISGINPDSALERTNLKFISRFQKMEALAVEQNLNLADLSLEEMDVLWEKAKRLQ encoded by the coding sequence ATGAATACCAAACAGGAAAAACTGGAAGCTTTCGGAAGATTATTGGACATTATGGACGATCTGCGCGAAAAATGTCCGTGGGATCAGAAACAGACGCTGGAATCGCTCCGCCATTTAACGCTGGAAGAAACCTACGAACTTTCGGATGCCATTTTGCAGAATGATCTGCAGGAAATAAAAAAAGAATTGGGAGATGTGCTGCTTCATCTGGTTTTTTATGCCAAAATAGGCTCTGAGAAAGGCAGTTTTGATATTGCGGATGTCATTAATTCTTTAAACGAAAAATTAATTTTCCGCCATCCTCATATTTACGGAGACACGGAAGTGAAAGACGAAGAGGAAGTAAAACAGAACTGGGAAAAACTCAAGCTGAAGGAAGGCAACAAATCTATTCTGGGCGGCGTTCCGAAAAGTCTGCCGAGTCTGGTAAAAGCCTACAGAATTCAGGATAAGGTAAAAGGAATCGGTTTCGAATTTCATGATGCGGAAGATGCGTGGAAAAAAGTGGATGAAGAAATTCAGGAGTTTCATGCGGAAACCGATCTGGATAAAAAAGAGCAGGAATTGGGCGATGTATTTTTTTCATTAATCAATTATGCCAGAATTTCAGGAATCAATCCCGATTCTGCACTCGAGAGAACCAATCTTAAATTTATTTCAAGGTTTCAGAAAATGGAAGCTTTAGCTGTGGAACAGAATCTGAATCTTGCCGATCTTTCTCTGGAAGAAATGGATGTTTTGTGGGAAAAAGCTAAACGTTTACAGTAA